Part of the Virgibacillus natechei genome is shown below.
TCTCTATACCGATACTTTTCGATGAATGCCTAAGCCCGCACTTCTGCAAATAGGAAGTTTCTATTTTCCGAAAAAAATCCGCCTGCTCCCTTCAAAAAGGGAAACAGACGGATAAATTTTATATCTAAATTATGGTTTGATTACAATATGGCGATGAGGTTCATCACCATCTGAATAGGTAGAGATTTCGTTTCTACGCTGCAATGCACTATGAATAATTTTCCGTTCAAATGCCGGCATTGGCTCTAGTGCTACTTTCTTATTTAAATGGATTGCTTTATCGGCCATTTTAGTTGCTAAGGATTTTAGTGTCTCTTGTCTACGCTCACGGTACCCTTCTGCATCCAATGTGGCACCATAGAATTGTTTACTATCTTTATTTAAAGCAAGATTGACCAAATACTGTAAAGCGTTCAGGGTTTGACCGCGTTTGCCAATTAATATCGCAATATTATCACCCTGTAATTCAAATGTAACGTGATTATTATCAACGGTTGTTGTAATCGTAACATCGACATTCATATTACGAGTCACTTCTTTAATAAAATCCTCTGTTTCCTGAATTGGATTTTTGCTGATTGTCACCGTTACATATGCGCGCTTCGATCCAAAGATACCAAATAATCCTCTTTTTCCTTCATCAATAACTTCAATATCAACCTGGTCCCTCGTGGTGTCTAACTGCTCTAATGCTGATTGGACCGCTTCTTCAACTGTTTGTCCACTAGCAGTTATTTCTCTCACTTTTTGTCTCCTCCAGTGTCCTTATTTTTCATCATTGGTTTATTGATAGCAAGGGTTTGAATAACCATGAAGACGTTACCTACTACCCAGTATAATGCTAATGCTGCAGGGAAGAAGAATGCAAAAACAGTAATCATAATTGGCATTACGTAAAGCATAACCATCATTTGTGGGTTTTGTGATGCCGGATTACCAGCCATCATTAATTTTTGCTGATAAAATGTTGCTACACCTGCTATTAACGGTAATATCATATCTGGTGATCCTAATTCAAACCATAGAAAGCTTTGTGATTGAATTTCTCCTGTACGCATGATCGCATGGTACATAGCAATCAATATTGGCATTTGCACAAAGATCGGTAAACAACCAGCAAGCGGATTTACTCCATTTTTTTGAAATAAAGCCATTGTTTCTTCTTGAAGTTTTTGTTGTGTTTTTTGATCTTTAGAGCTATATTTTTGTTGTATTTCTTTAAGCTGTGGTTGAATTTCCTGCATTGCTTTTGAACTTTTAAGCTGTTTTACGTTTAGTGGTAAAAGTAATAAACGGGCAAGAATAGTTACAACAACAATTGCTAAACCATAACCATAACTTGCGTTAAACAAATCAGCCATATAAGTAATAAACCAAGATAATGGGTATACAAAATAGCTATTCCAAATTCCGGTACTTTCACTCGTAATCGGTTCGTTAATTTCTGTACAACCAGAAAGTATTGCCAGCAACCCTATTAGGGTTAACAGCAAAATGTACTTCTTACGCAAAATGTTTCCTCCTAACTAAATTAACAATACCCCATAAAGGAATAATCTACTTGCTATTTTAACGTAACTAAAAATAACTTTCTATATAAAAGACGTTTAGCGTTCATTTTTTGGCAGATAAGAAAATATA
Proteins encoded:
- the jag gene encoding RNA-binding cell elongation regulator Jag/EloR — protein: MREITASGQTVEEAVQSALEQLDTTRDQVDIEVIDEGKRGLFGIFGSKRAYVTVTISKNPIQETEDFIKEVTRNMNVDVTITTTVDNNHVTFELQGDNIAILIGKRGQTLNALQYLVNLALNKDSKQFYGATLDAEGYRERRQETLKSLATKMADKAIHLNKKVALEPMPAFERKIIHSALQRRNEISTYSDGDEPHRHIVIKP
- the spoIIIJ gene encoding YidC family membrane integrase SpoIIIJ — protein: MRKKYILLLTLIGLLAILSGCTEINEPITSESTGIWNSYFVYPLSWFITYMADLFNASYGYGLAIVVVTILARLLLLPLNVKQLKSSKAMQEIQPQLKEIQQKYSSKDQKTQQKLQEETMALFQKNGVNPLAGCLPIFVQMPILIAMYHAIMRTGEIQSQSFLWFELGSPDMILPLIAGVATFYQQKLMMAGNPASQNPQMMVMLYVMPIMITVFAFFFPAALALYWVVGNVFMVIQTLAINKPMMKNKDTGGDKK